From a single Chitinophaga sp. Cy-1792 genomic region:
- a CDS encoding DUF5008 domain-containing protein, with product MKQLFRYHIACFLLMTGVFAGCKKDNDKYYPDPYAGGKKPLGIAFSDVLPTPNTGPAGAQVVYKVVGLLAHKDSIHFYQNGELAQIVNVTDSTLTVVMPAAASSGTGWVAIGAQVFSSPLFRVSGKVRIDNTFKAGLGTDGPIYQITPTSDNRYLLTGSFHLYNSNGQGNWLNGIAKIEKNGQYVSDMKTDSAAGRFGTLYSAAELPGGGFILSGNFSTYGYKRNISNMVRVNSVGQIDTVVQTVIPEMGNYDPDSGGKDMTEANSKDTVSAFNGGSLFGGARIYYYNNRIYSIGSLYAYFQTYYPSSTRNAKVTDMRFVNSIMSTDVDGNLDSSYHYDLGQHQGLSGADGSIKDGIMQTDGKIVLVGKFTKFDNQPANNIVRLDNNGQVDKTFKSGTGTDGDIYSITFNPTTQKYLLSGRFTSYNGQPCNGVMLLNADGSPVPGFNTDIFGNGFPLHAGQLKNGMILVSGSFEKYGSRRKVGLVILNADGSYAAAYNNTGALGGVVYGIVETTSAEGETAVILYGVLMSFDSNPIGNICRIILAK from the coding sequence ATGAAGCAATTATTCAGATATCATATAGCTTGTTTCCTGTTGATGACCGGCGTTTTCGCAGGTTGTAAAAAGGATAACGACAAATACTATCCTGATCCGTATGCCGGCGGTAAGAAGCCGCTGGGCATAGCTTTCAGTGATGTGTTGCCCACGCCGAATACTGGCCCTGCCGGCGCGCAGGTGGTGTATAAAGTCGTGGGCTTACTGGCGCATAAAGATTCAATCCACTTCTATCAGAATGGTGAGCTGGCGCAGATCGTAAATGTGACTGATTCCACATTGACAGTGGTAATGCCGGCAGCTGCCAGTTCAGGTACAGGATGGGTGGCCATTGGGGCACAGGTATTTTCTTCCCCCTTATTTCGTGTAAGCGGTAAGGTTAGAATAGACAATACCTTTAAAGCCGGTCTGGGAACAGATGGGCCGATCTATCAGATCACTCCTACCAGCGATAACCGCTACCTGCTCACGGGTTCCTTTCACCTCTATAATAGCAATGGCCAGGGCAACTGGCTCAATGGTATCGCCAAAATTGAGAAAAACGGACAATACGTTAGCGATATGAAAACGGATTCGGCAGCAGGCAGGTTCGGTACTTTGTATTCGGCCGCAGAACTTCCCGGCGGCGGTTTTATACTGAGTGGCAACTTCAGCACCTACGGCTATAAACGGAATATCTCCAACATGGTACGTGTCAATTCTGTCGGGCAGATCGATACGGTAGTACAAACCGTTATTCCGGAAATGGGCAACTACGATCCCGATAGCGGCGGAAAAGATATGACTGAAGCCAATTCCAAAGACACCGTTTCTGCATTTAACGGTGGTAGCTTATTCGGTGGGGCAAGGATTTATTACTATAACAACAGGATATATTCCATTGGTAGTCTGTATGCCTATTTTCAGACCTATTACCCGAGCAGCACGAGGAATGCTAAAGTAACAGATATGCGGTTTGTTAATAGCATTATGTCTACAGACGTGGACGGTAACCTGGACTCTTCCTATCACTATGATCTGGGGCAGCATCAGGGCTTATCGGGTGCCGACGGCTCAATAAAAGATGGTATTATGCAGACAGATGGGAAAATCGTGCTGGTAGGTAAGTTTACGAAGTTTGATAACCAGCCGGCAAACAATATCGTCCGGTTAGATAATAACGGTCAGGTAGATAAAACCTTCAAATCAGGTACAGGTACCGATGGCGACATCTACTCCATCACCTTTAACCCTACTACGCAAAAGTACCTTCTTTCCGGCCGTTTTACCAGCTATAATGGTCAGCCCTGCAATGGTGTGATGTTACTCAATGCAGATGGTTCGCCGGTACCTGGATTTAATACCGACATATTCGGTAATGGTTTTCCGTTACATGCCGGCCAGCTGAAGAACGGAATGATACTGGTGTCAGGTTCCTTCGAAAAGTATGGCAGCAGACGCAAAGTAGGATTAGTAATACTGAATGCAGATGGCTCCTATGCTGCGGCCTATAATAATACCGGCGCGCTGGGAGGTGTAGTATATGGTATTGTCGAAACTACCTCTGCAGAAGGAGAAACAGCGGTAATACTTTATGGCGTACTGATGTCCTTCGATAGTAATCCTATCGGAAATATCTG
- a CDS encoding RagB/SusD family nutrient uptake outer membrane protein: MKRFIIAVGMAALLCISQSGCKKFLDTESPTKESGASFWKTREDVERFTNNMYGEIADVLLNNSFFLAAEFRCGVYRQTPMAQAIWNRTYFDFLVYNNMKSLQIHNYWNDYFHFDNIRKWDGYFKVIQSAGILQDRVMGVSSSEVSDTDKRRYKAEAVWVRCFLYFIMVRLYGDVPYYKDPYFAGIIGRTKFTDVLNSCIADLDAIKGDLPWAYSDPKMKAVRPSRGAAIDLMMHMNMWNAGFDEANKDKYYTATVQLGKELLENNNGAYRLLTISEFKRLFRGGSEEGLFEFTQNVNYGEVRGFGYQYLNDNVLEHSGGGYSYVNLVPKFMEKMYPLGIVDRRRDAWFDVNTMYTGGNLVEFRKFAANVGSNIAFDGNLIVFRLADAILLAAEANAELGAGNEAEATRLLNLIRARAETIPYVGAGGQDLKDAIFWERARELMGEGHAFYDLVRTHRIINSEYCTAPISPSAFLRGAWTWPIDASALTNNPLMKLNDYWL; the protein is encoded by the coding sequence ATGAAGCGTTTTATCATTGCGGTGGGAATGGCTGCATTGCTTTGCATCAGCCAGTCGGGATGCAAGAAATTCCTTGACACCGAGTCACCTACAAAGGAATCTGGCGCCAGCTTCTGGAAAACCAGGGAAGATGTGGAGCGATTTACAAATAATATGTACGGAGAGATAGCAGATGTTTTGTTAAATAACTCCTTCTTCCTGGCAGCCGAATTCAGGTGTGGTGTTTATCGCCAGACACCGATGGCACAAGCGATATGGAACCGTACCTATTTTGATTTTCTTGTTTATAATAACATGAAATCCCTGCAGATACATAACTATTGGAATGATTACTTCCATTTCGATAATATCCGCAAATGGGATGGTTATTTCAAAGTGATACAATCTGCAGGTATCCTGCAAGACAGGGTAATGGGCGTTTCCAGCAGTGAAGTATCGGATACGGATAAACGTCGTTATAAAGCAGAGGCAGTATGGGTAAGATGTTTCCTGTATTTTATTATGGTAAGATTATATGGAGACGTACCCTATTACAAAGACCCATATTTCGCGGGTATCATCGGCAGAACAAAATTCACAGATGTACTGAATAGCTGTATCGCTGATCTGGACGCCATTAAAGGAGATCTCCCATGGGCCTATTCAGACCCTAAGATGAAAGCCGTAAGGCCTTCCCGCGGTGCTGCCATCGACCTGATGATGCACATGAATATGTGGAATGCCGGCTTTGATGAAGCCAATAAAGACAAATATTATACCGCCACCGTTCAGCTGGGAAAAGAGCTGCTGGAAAACAACAATGGTGCTTACAGACTGCTGACCATTTCAGAGTTTAAGCGACTATTCAGAGGCGGATCAGAAGAAGGGCTGTTTGAGTTTACACAGAATGTCAACTATGGAGAAGTACGTGGATTCGGGTACCAGTATCTGAATGATAATGTACTGGAACACTCCGGCGGCGGCTATTCCTATGTAAACCTGGTGCCTAAATTCATGGAAAAAATGTACCCCCTGGGTATAGTAGACAGAAGAAGAGATGCCTGGTTTGATGTGAATACCATGTACACCGGCGGTAACCTGGTGGAGTTCAGAAAATTTGCTGCCAACGTAGGCAGTAATATCGCTTTCGATGGAAATCTCATCGTATTCAGACTCGCAGATGCTATCCTGCTGGCAGCTGAAGCCAACGCAGAACTGGGCGCCGGTAATGAAGCCGAGGCCACCCGCTTACTGAACCTCATCCGCGCAAGAGCCGAAACAATTCCATATGTAGGCGCAGGCGGGCAAGACCTGAAAGATGCCATATTCTGGGAAAGGGCCCGGGAGCTAATGGGAGAGGGACATGCCTTCTATGACCTGGTACGTACACATCGTATTATCAACAGTGAATACTGTACGGCGCCAATCAGCCCTTCTGCATTTCTGCGTGGTGCCTGGACCTGGCCTATCGATGCCAGCGCACTCACCAACAACCCACTGATGAAACTCAATGATTACTGGCTCTAA
- a CDS encoding SusC/RagA family TonB-linked outer membrane protein: MYKYKFIPATTGGKMKHLLTMLMVLLLALHAGAQPKMVTVRGIVYEKGANVGVPGVPILVGKPPKGVATTGADGSFTATVPEGAELTFQSMGYNPIIVKAKPGELMRVYLTVKENKLNEQVVIGYQKKSRETVTGSTVLISGKELQSTPVANVMELLQGKVAGLNIQNNTGAPGYAGTIQSRGLSTMSISGSGDNAFLTPTSPLFVIDGIPLDPNSNYEYGFNQAGPGLNPLSLIPQEDIESVQVLKDAQATALYGSRGAYGVILVTTKRGKSSVPIVSYTGNFFVSIPPTLRKVIGGNAERYSRIQQILNYTDSINYAKELINSTPFLSDSLNPYYNNSTDWQGLFYKYTYNQTHNITVSGGDDRFNYKVNLGYYGEKGILKNTNFNRYNLNMNMQYRPTQRLKVGAGIMTAMGQNSKGSGNGITQSDVGKAGNQSSLLPPPAFYSASANAVAALRNDNLNKTANIMTMMDVDYEVVPGLHATTNFSYTYTGETEDNFLPAAINKNYDQITAYNGRKTALYSRTALSYFKTWNKVHNMSVNVFNELSRNTAQSSQYRITGTASDDLKGPLGSSPQYMLGGVIGTPSDQRTAAFAVSASYNYNTKYLLDLGYRLDASSNLGRKTPYSNNPNIGLRWNFSKENFLKEKTWLDYAALRFTWGRNVTPKGTIFDAYGIYDDRNGGRYNDKPMSGIDYSQLPNNDLKPTISTQYNIGTDWGFWNGKLNIMMDAYVKYVDNDLMELKLPTSSGFAKVNSNDAGLMDVGFEWDFTYRPLPKTSKWNWTLSLNGAINKDYCTRLPNGAREAMHYDSTNKQNILYRVGRNALTNVLLNTRGAYATTGDVPVDPASGNPLVVLNYGGDQYVVVRQGDPIWTDVNGDYVIDNRDVIYAGSSQPLITGGFSSYLSYGAWSLNISGSYTLIRSILNNAVQARFDGYSDPTASNVALVPLSDYNYWKKTGDKATYPNPYDYARYGNIRPYRVDQTLFEEDGSYVKFQSITLAYTIPRDKTIRWGVTSCRSYVTVSNPVILTRYSGPNPEAVTALGRDQKDGYPVRKTITIGLNVQF; this comes from the coding sequence ATGTATAAGTATAAATTTATACCAGCTACGACAGGGGGAAAGATGAAACATCTTCTCACCATGCTGATGGTACTGCTGCTGGCATTGCATGCCGGCGCACAACCTAAGATGGTGACTGTGCGGGGGATTGTATACGAAAAGGGCGCCAACGTGGGAGTACCCGGCGTTCCTATCCTGGTGGGTAAACCACCCAAAGGTGTAGCTACTACTGGTGCGGATGGCAGCTTCACCGCCACTGTACCGGAAGGAGCTGAACTGACCTTTCAGTCAATGGGTTATAATCCCATTATCGTCAAAGCCAAACCCGGCGAATTAATGCGTGTATACCTCACCGTTAAAGAGAATAAACTCAATGAACAGGTGGTGATCGGCTATCAGAAGAAGTCGAGGGAAACCGTTACCGGTTCCACGGTGCTGATCAGCGGTAAGGAATTACAAAGTACGCCGGTGGCTAACGTAATGGAGTTGCTGCAGGGTAAGGTGGCCGGGTTGAATATCCAGAACAATACCGGTGCGCCCGGGTATGCGGGTACTATTCAATCCCGTGGCCTTTCTACCATGAGTATTTCCGGCTCCGGCGACAATGCCTTCCTGACGCCTACCTCTCCTTTGTTCGTGATCGATGGTATTCCGTTAGATCCCAACTCCAACTATGAGTATGGCTTTAATCAGGCAGGTCCGGGCCTTAACCCGCTGTCGCTCATTCCGCAGGAAGATATAGAAAGCGTACAGGTATTGAAGGATGCGCAGGCAACGGCGCTGTATGGCTCCCGCGGCGCCTATGGTGTAATCCTCGTTACTACCAAGCGCGGTAAGTCCAGCGTACCGATCGTTTCGTATACAGGTAACTTCTTCGTTAGTATACCGCCAACGCTACGTAAGGTAATTGGTGGTAATGCAGAGCGCTATTCACGTATTCAGCAGATACTCAATTATACGGATTCTATCAATTATGCGAAGGAGCTGATCAACAGCACGCCTTTCCTGTCAGATTCACTGAACCCTTATTATAACAATTCCACCGACTGGCAGGGATTATTTTATAAGTATACCTACAATCAAACCCATAATATAACAGTGTCCGGGGGAGATGACCGGTTTAACTATAAAGTGAACCTTGGTTATTACGGAGAGAAGGGAATTCTGAAAAATACCAACTTCAACCGCTATAACCTGAACATGAACATGCAGTACAGGCCTACGCAGCGATTAAAAGTAGGCGCTGGTATTATGACGGCCATGGGGCAGAACAGCAAGGGAAGTGGTAATGGTATTACACAGTCCGACGTAGGAAAGGCAGGTAATCAGTCGTCGTTGCTGCCGCCGCCGGCTTTCTATTCTGCATCGGCCAATGCTGTAGCAGCACTCCGTAACGATAACCTCAACAAAACCGCGAACATCATGACCATGATGGACGTGGACTATGAAGTGGTACCGGGATTGCATGCTACTACCAATTTCAGTTATACCTATACCGGCGAAACGGAAGATAACTTCCTGCCTGCTGCCATCAATAAAAACTATGACCAGATAACGGCCTATAACGGCCGCAAAACGGCGCTTTACAGTCGTACTGCACTGAGTTACTTCAAAACATGGAATAAGGTGCATAACATGAGTGTAAACGTCTTTAATGAGTTGAGCCGTAATACGGCACAATCATCTCAATATCGTATCACCGGTACCGCCAGTGATGACCTGAAAGGGCCGCTGGGGTCATCTCCCCAGTATATGCTGGGAGGTGTTATCGGAACACCATCAGATCAGCGTACCGCTGCCTTTGCCGTGTCTGCCAGCTATAACTACAATACCAAATACCTGCTGGACCTGGGTTACAGGCTGGATGCATCTTCCAACCTGGGCCGTAAAACACCGTATTCCAATAACCCGAATATCGGTCTCAGATGGAACTTCAGCAAAGAGAATTTCTTAAAGGAAAAAACCTGGCTCGACTATGCTGCGCTGCGTTTCACCTGGGGACGTAATGTTACGCCTAAAGGAACCATCTTCGATGCCTACGGTATCTACGACGACAGAAACGGCGGCCGTTATAACGACAAGCCTATGAGCGGCATCGACTATTCACAGCTGCCCAATAACGACCTGAAACCCACCATTAGCACACAGTACAATATTGGTACAGACTGGGGCTTCTGGAATGGTAAGCTCAACATCATGATGGATGCCTATGTCAAGTATGTAGATAATGACCTGATGGAGCTCAAACTGCCTACCAGCAGTGGTTTTGCCAAGGTGAACAGTAATGATGCGGGCCTGATGGACGTAGGCTTTGAGTGGGACTTCACCTATCGCCCGCTGCCTAAAACCAGCAAGTGGAACTGGACACTCAGTCTGAATGGCGCCATCAACAAAGACTATTGTACCCGCCTGCCCAATGGCGCCAGAGAGGCCATGCATTACGACTCTACCAATAAACAGAACATCCTCTATCGTGTTGGCCGTAATGCGCTCACCAACGTATTGCTGAATACCCGTGGCGCCTATGCTACCACCGGTGATGTGCCTGTGGATCCGGCTTCCGGTAATCCACTTGTAGTGCTGAATTATGGGGGAGATCAATATGTTGTTGTTCGCCAGGGAGATCCTATCTGGACAGATGTAAATGGTGACTATGTGATCGATAACCGCGATGTTATCTATGCTGGTAGCTCCCAGCCATTAATTACAGGAGGTTTCAGCTCTTATCTTTCCTATGGTGCATGGTCATTGAATATTTCAGGATCCTATACCCTGATACGTTCCATCCTCAATAACGCCGTACAGGCCCGGTTTGATGGCTATTCCGATCCTACCGCCAGCAATGTGGCGCTGGTGCCGTTAAGTGATTATAATTACTGGAAAAAAACGGGAGACAAAGCAACTTATCCTAACCCTTACGACTATGCGCGATATGGTAATATACGTCCTTATCGGGTAGACCAGACGTTGTTTGAAGAAGATGGCTCTTACGTAAAATTCCAGTCGATAACACTCGCATATACGATCCCGCGTGATAAAACCATTCGTTGGGGCGTCACTTCCTGCAGGTCGTATGTGACGGTATCCAACCCGGTTATCCTTACCCGTTACAGCGGTCCGAACCCGGAAGCTGTAACCGCACTGGGAAGGGATCAGAAGGATGGTTATCCGGTACGTAAAACAATCACCATTGGCCTGAACGTACAGTTCTAA